From the Bacteroidia bacterium genome, one window contains:
- a CDS encoding S9 family peptidase yields the protein MHNFRIAMNAFSLFLLLFVFTLSAQAQLQGVSTVPDEPRRPITFEDMYAMGRVSDPQVSPDGKTILYVVTWFSLENNNSNSDIYAVPFEGGEAVRLTDTPKADRHPRWSPDGKSIAFISTRENGSQIWSMLPDGSRQQRVTNISTGIDGFVWSPTGTHFLFSSQVYPDCPTDECNRIRDEQREADPVKARRISTLPYRVWNSWKDDKFSHVFAIPAAGGIAEDLTPGAFDTPPIDLGGHQDFVVSPDGREVAFVKNTDKLVAASTNNDIWLVGIDGSNPRCITTSNKGNDNQPIYSPDGRYIAYRSMARAGYEADKYDLKIYDRETGKTRTLTEGVDRSVDEVLWHKNGERLLFTAHDGPYIALFDVPAKGGDVLRVLKGVITLQYADRQSVKNLDLGTYRTDFRVHPDGKSLVFLGQRMNYPTEVMSVEYEGDRIGNMRQLTTTNAELIKTLDMPEGESFTFKSFDSVEVQGWILVPPGFDPSKKYPMIYLVHGGPQGVWGDDFHYRWNMQLFAAPGFVVAAVNCRGSVGFGQAFTDGVNGSWGGAPYKDLMKGLDHLLKNMPFIDKDRIGAAGASYGGYMMSWFLGNTTRFKALFNHAGVYDLVSMYGGTEELWFPEWEFRGTPWSNPKMYERWSPSRLAKNFKTPTYVSHGQLDFRVPVEQGMQLFSTLQRQGIESQFLYFPDEGHLVLKPKNSQLWYAEFAKWFTKHLKP from the coding sequence ATGCACAACTTTCGAATCGCCATGAATGCCTTCTCGTTATTCCTGCTGCTTTTTGTTTTCACTCTGTCGGCGCAAGCGCAACTGCAGGGTGTATCCACGGTGCCTGACGAACCACGGAGGCCGATCACTTTTGAAGACATGTATGCGATGGGTCGGGTTTCCGATCCCCAGGTCTCGCCGGATGGGAAAACCATTCTTTATGTCGTGACCTGGTTCAGTTTGGAGAATAATAATTCCAACAGCGATATCTATGCGGTGCCTTTCGAAGGAGGTGAAGCGGTGCGCCTCACCGATACCCCCAAAGCGGATCGCCATCCCCGCTGGTCGCCGGACGGGAAGAGCATAGCATTCATCTCAACACGTGAGAATGGATCACAAATCTGGTCCATGCTGCCAGACGGGAGCCGGCAGCAGCGGGTTACCAATATCTCCACCGGTATCGACGGATTCGTGTGGTCACCCACCGGGACGCATTTCCTGTTTTCATCGCAAGTCTATCCGGATTGTCCGACGGACGAGTGCAACCGCATCAGGGACGAACAGAGAGAGGCTGATCCTGTAAAAGCACGGCGGATAAGCACGTTGCCGTATCGTGTTTGGAATTCGTGGAAGGATGACAAATTCAGTCATGTTTTCGCCATCCCGGCTGCGGGAGGAATTGCCGAGGACCTGACACCGGGCGCGTTCGACACCCCTCCCATCGATTTGGGTGGCCATCAGGATTTTGTCGTGTCGCCTGACGGCCGCGAGGTCGCTTTTGTGAAAAATACCGACAAGCTCGTGGCGGCCAGCACGAACAATGACATATGGTTGGTGGGCATCGACGGTTCGAATCCTCGTTGTATCACCACCTCGAACAAAGGAAACGACAATCAACCGATCTACTCACCTGATGGGCGGTACATCGCGTATCGCAGCATGGCCCGCGCCGGCTACGAAGCGGACAAGTATGACCTCAAGATTTATGACCGTGAAACCGGGAAGACCCGCACGCTGACTGAAGGCGTTGATCGTTCGGTGGACGAAGTACTATGGCACAAGAACGGAGAGCGTTTGCTCTTCACCGCACATGACGGTCCCTACATCGCGTTGTTCGATGTTCCCGCGAAGGGTGGCGACGTGTTACGCGTTCTCAAGGGTGTCATTACGCTGCAGTATGCCGACCGTCAATCGGTGAAAAATCTTGATCTGGGGACGTACAGGACGGATTTCCGGGTGCACCCCGACGGCAAGTCCCTCGTGTTTCTTGGTCAGCGGATGAATTACCCGACGGAAGTGATGTCCGTGGAGTACGAAGGGGACCGTATCGGAAATATGCGGCAGCTCACGACCACGAACGCCGAGCTCATCAAGACGCTGGACATGCCGGAGGGAGAGTCGTTCACTTTCAAGAGTTTCGACAGTGTCGAAGTGCAGGGTTGGATTCTCGTGCCACCGGGTTTCGATCCGTCGAAAAAATATCCGATGATCTACCTTGTGCACGGCGGTCCGCAGGGCGTGTGGGGAGACGATTTTCACTATCGTTGGAACATGCAGCTTTTCGCGGCACCCGGTTTTGTCGTCGCGGCGGTGAATTGCAGGGGCTCTGTCGGTTTCGGTCAGGCCTTCACCGATGGTGTGAACGGCAGTTGGGGTGGAGCGCCATACAAGGATTTGATGAAAGGTCTCGACCATCTTTTGAAGAACATGCCTTTTATCGACAAAGATCGCATCGGAGCGGCGGGTGCATCCTACGGCGGGTACATGATGAGCTGGTTCCTCGGTAACACGACGCGTTTCAAGGCGCTGTTCAATCATGCCGGGGTTTATGACCTGGTGAGCATGTACGGCGGCACGGAGGAGCTGTGGTTCCCTGAGTGGGAGTTCCGTGGTACCCCGTGGAGCAATCCGAAGATGTACGAACGTTGGTCGCCGAGTCGTCTTGCGAAGAATTTCAAGACGCCGACCTACGTTTCGCATGGACAGCTTGATTTTCGCGTACCGGTGGAGCAAGGTATGCAGCTTTTCAGCACACTGCAGCGCCAGGGCATTGAAAGCCAGTTCCTCTATTTCCCCGACGAAGGGCATCTCGTCCTGAAGCCGAAGAATTCGCAGCTCTGGTATGCAGAATTTGCGAAATGGTTTACAAAGCATCTCAAGCCATAG
- a CDS encoding polyprenyl synthetase family protein, which yields MKATMKLDGILAPVQRELKDFEAHFKNALKSNIGIVDTVVRYVVKRKGKQLRPALVMLAAAASGGITERTFRGAALVELLHTATLIHDDVVDEADTRRGWPSINAIWKNKVAVLMGDYVLSRGLLLSLDHNDVAFLHSTSRAVKRMSEGELLQIQKSRQLRNDEDTYFRIIGDKTASLLATCCEIGALSATDDTGIVVAMREYGEALGIAFQIRDDILDFTGTQSAIGKPVGGDLKEKKFTLPLIHAFGNAPASRRKSIVRLMKNGVGRRDIDTIVAFVQEFGGITYAEAVAEDYRRRAVAQLGTVPDSAARASLTELAEFVVRRAK from the coding sequence ATGAAAGCAACGATGAAACTCGACGGAATTCTCGCTCCGGTTCAAAGAGAGCTCAAGGACTTTGAAGCGCATTTCAAGAACGCACTGAAATCCAATATCGGTATAGTCGATACAGTGGTCCGCTATGTTGTGAAGCGCAAGGGAAAGCAGTTGCGGCCGGCGCTTGTCATGTTGGCTGCTGCTGCAAGCGGGGGCATCACCGAACGCACCTTCAGAGGCGCCGCTCTTGTGGAACTGCTGCACACAGCCACGTTGATACACGACGACGTGGTGGACGAAGCCGATACACGGCGCGGCTGGCCATCGATCAATGCAATCTGGAAAAATAAAGTAGCCGTGTTGATGGGAGATTACGTTCTGTCGCGGGGACTCCTGTTATCGCTCGATCACAACGACGTCGCCTTTCTGCATTCCACCTCGCGGGCGGTGAAACGCATGAGCGAAGGTGAGCTGCTTCAAATTCAGAAGTCACGACAGCTCCGGAACGACGAGGACACGTATTTTCGCATCATCGGAGACAAAACCGCCTCTCTGCTGGCCACCTGTTGTGAAATCGGTGCACTGAGCGCGACCGACGACACGGGCATTGTCGTCGCCATGCGCGAATACGGCGAAGCACTGGGAATCGCATTTCAGATACGCGACGATATACTGGATTTCACCGGAACGCAAAGCGCGATCGGGAAACCGGTAGGCGGAGATCTCAAGGAGAAAAAGTTTACTCTTCCTTTGATTCATGCCTTCGGCAACGCTCCCGCCTCCCGCAGGAAGAGTATTGTCCGCCTCATGAAGAACGGAGTCGGACGGCGCGACATTGACACGATCGTCGCCTTTGTGCAGGAGTTTGGCGGCATCACCTACGCCGAAGCAGTTGCGGAGGATTATCGCAGGAGAGCGGTCGCGCAACTCGGGACAGTCCCCGACTCAGCTGCCAGAGCTTCTCTCACGGAGCTTGCGGAGTTCGTTGTTCGACGAGCAAAGTAG
- the tatC gene encoding twin-arginine translocase subunit TatC, translating into MDQEQKEEDIRPKTGESEMSFLDHLEELRWRIIYAMIGIVVAAIALWVFIDPVMEHILLRPAKLYDMKLQNLRPFGQVFLYMQVAIFGGIVISIPNIIYQIWKFVAPGLYPHERKYATRIIVFTSLCFLGGVAFAYFAILPAALKFFVGFGSATIENVIAIDYYFEFILTLMLGAGAVFELPMLAFFLSRLGIVTPKLMRRYWRHAMVVSAIAAALLSPGPDPISMLLMAIPLVFLYEVSIWISRFSQKKRRTEAE; encoded by the coding sequence ATGGATCAGGAACAGAAGGAAGAAGATATTCGGCCCAAGACCGGCGAAAGCGAGATGTCGTTTCTCGATCACCTCGAGGAACTTCGCTGGCGCATCATCTACGCGATGATCGGCATCGTCGTTGCAGCGATAGCATTGTGGGTGTTCATTGATCCGGTTATGGAGCACATCCTCCTCCGACCAGCGAAGCTGTACGATATGAAGCTTCAGAATCTGCGACCCTTCGGGCAGGTGTTTCTGTACATGCAGGTGGCGATATTCGGTGGAATTGTCATCAGCATCCCGAACATCATCTATCAGATCTGGAAATTTGTCGCACCCGGTTTGTATCCGCACGAACGCAAATATGCGACGCGCATCATTGTGTTCACGTCGCTCTGCTTCTTGGGCGGAGTCGCTTTTGCCTATTTCGCGATATTGCCGGCTGCACTCAAATTTTTCGTCGGTTTCGGTTCGGCTACCATCGAAAACGTAATCGCGATCGACTACTATTTCGAATTCATTCTTACGCTGATGCTCGGAGCCGGGGCCGTTTTCGAGCTCCCCATGCTCGCATTTTTTCTTTCCCGTCTCGGCATTGTGACACCGAAATTAATGCGGCGATACTGGCGCCACGCCATGGTTGTCAGCGCGATCGCAGCGGCGCTGCTCTCACCCGGACCGGATCCGATAAGCATGCTTCTGATGGCGATACCGTTGGTGTTTCTCTATGAAGTCAGTATCTGGATTTCGCGGTTTAGTCAGAAGAAACGACGGACCGAGGCGGAATAA
- a CDS encoding YckD family protein: MSENLDEREGMGTTEEMVSQSEPLSLTDKFIGVITEPADTFAIIRAAGPKTSDWIVPLLVMAIILGISMFVRFSNPETAAQMQQQQEMAIQKRVDAGQMTQEQADQTIEQMEQFGGMTKIFAPIGAVLGYVAIFFLLCLFYWLIVRFIMKGDTNYSFILSVVGLSAFISAIDQIISILLMVVTGNAMANLSPALFVDSQAAGKTFYLLMVLAPISLWAQYVIGIGFAKTANISTAKGVIASFIVWLLFALLTVTTGFGA, from the coding sequence ATGAGCGAAAACCTGGACGAACGCGAAGGCATGGGCACTACTGAAGAAATGGTGTCACAATCCGAGCCTCTTTCTCTTACAGACAAATTCATCGGTGTCATCACCGAACCAGCGGACACCTTCGCCATTATCCGGGCTGCTGGACCAAAGACATCCGACTGGATCGTTCCTCTGCTTGTCATGGCGATCATTCTCGGCATTTCCATGTTCGTGCGCTTTTCCAATCCCGAGACGGCCGCGCAAATGCAGCAGCAACAAGAGATGGCGATTCAGAAACGGGTGGATGCGGGACAAATGACGCAGGAGCAAGCTGATCAGACTATCGAGCAAATGGAGCAATTCGGCGGGATGACGAAGATATTCGCACCGATTGGTGCCGTACTTGGTTATGTCGCGATATTCTTTCTCCTCTGTCTGTTTTACTGGCTGATTGTCCGTTTCATCATGAAGGGCGACACGAACTATTCTTTCATCCTCTCCGTGGTAGGATTATCCGCCTTCATTTCCGCTATTGATCAGATCATCTCCATATTGCTCATGGTCGTGACGGGTAACGCTATGGCGAATCTGAGCCCGGCGCTGTTCGTGGACAGCCAAGCTGCGGGAAAAACCTTTTACCTGCTCATGGTCCTTGCCCCGATCTCCCTTTGGGCGCAGTATGTCATCGGAATCGGATTCGCAAAGACGGCGAATATCAGCACCGCAAAAGGGGTGATCGCCTCTTTCATCGTCTGGTTGTTGTTCGCCTTGCTGACGGTGACGACGGGCTTCGGCGCCTGA
- the rpiB gene encoding ribose 5-phosphate isomerase B gives MMIALASDHGGYEFKERIKRLLDALGVLWKDFGTDSGESVDYPDFAHAAAESIVQGECDRGIFVCGTGIGISLAANRHKGIRAAACQVVEAARMSRLHNDANVLALGERLISWETAEEMIRVWLETPFEGGRHQRRIDKIELE, from the coding sequence GTGATGATCGCGCTGGCATCGGACCACGGCGGTTACGAGTTCAAGGAGCGCATCAAGCGATTGCTTGATGCGCTCGGTGTTTTGTGGAAAGATTTCGGGACAGACTCGGGCGAGAGCGTGGATTACCCCGATTTTGCACACGCCGCCGCTGAATCGATCGTCCAAGGCGAATGTGACAGGGGAATCTTCGTGTGCGGCACCGGTATCGGCATCAGTCTCGCGGCGAACAGACATAAAGGCATAAGAGCTGCTGCCTGCCAGGTGGTGGAAGCCGCACGAATGTCGCGCCTTCACAATGACGCGAATGTGCTGGCTCTGGGAGAGCGGCTCATCTCCTGGGAAACCGCGGAAGAAATGATACGTGTCTGGCTCGAAACACCATTCGAAGGCGGGCGTCATCAGAGACGCATAGATAAAATCGAACTGGAGTAA
- a CDS encoding tetratricopeptide repeat protein, with protein MLRHISRFTFPLILVALLAQPLVLHAQQDGGNDETERLLRRNWSLFLEYFKTADYKAAKKAGWAIMDLDPARFKTLHSKLVELYDTLATNEVSAELKQAYGDTIELILDHAIKTFPDRSAEFYKMKGYHYERQFTGRESDAIASYESGVGGVYTNAADMYYYERIAVLTSQIPEMKMKCIAVCQAILALDANNALAQGVLRNLISDPAEYVGILRDSYYADQTNRQKLYELANGFYELVQEYDSAIVYFNKLIAIDATVKNYWERLGASYLYVGNYSGASKAYKKMTELDPESKESWLNLARAVVQEGQLAEARTYAEKASELDPAWGAPRMVIAQAYEAAVQRCVERTRGGWDKMKVIDKMVYLLAQTEYSRAARDPQFADQARSRSGALSSLTPSSEDLFVNKIPKGSSYMINKDCYGWIGRSVTP; from the coding sequence ATGCTTCGGCACATCTCACGTTTCACTTTTCCGCTGATTCTTGTGGCGCTGCTTGCACAGCCCCTCGTGCTGCACGCACAGCAGGATGGGGGAAACGATGAAACAGAACGTCTGCTCCGGCGCAACTGGAGCCTTTTTCTCGAGTATTTCAAAACAGCGGATTACAAGGCGGCCAAGAAAGCCGGCTGGGCTATTATGGATCTCGATCCCGCCCGTTTCAAAACGCTGCACTCGAAACTCGTGGAGTTATATGATACACTCGCCACGAATGAAGTATCCGCAGAGCTCAAGCAAGCGTATGGTGACACCATCGAGCTCATTCTTGACCACGCGATAAAGACCTTTCCTGATCGCTCGGCGGAATTCTACAAAATGAAGGGATATCATTACGAAAGGCAGTTCACCGGCCGGGAAAGCGACGCGATCGCTTCCTATGAATCCGGGGTCGGGGGAGTGTACACCAACGCTGCCGATATGTATTATTACGAGCGTATTGCCGTTCTGACCTCGCAAATCCCGGAGATGAAGATGAAATGCATCGCCGTTTGTCAGGCAATTCTTGCGCTCGACGCGAACAATGCTCTGGCACAGGGAGTGTTGAGGAATCTGATCAGTGACCCCGCAGAGTACGTGGGCATACTCCGGGACTCCTACTATGCCGATCAGACCAACAGGCAGAAGCTGTACGAGCTCGCGAACGGTTTCTATGAGCTGGTGCAGGAATATGACAGCGCTATTGTCTATTTCAACAAACTCATCGCTATCGATGCCACTGTCAAGAATTACTGGGAACGTCTCGGAGCGAGCTATCTCTATGTCGGCAACTACTCAGGCGCAAGCAAAGCGTACAAGAAAATGACGGAACTCGATCCCGAATCCAAGGAGTCGTGGTTGAATCTCGCACGTGCCGTTGTGCAGGAAGGGCAACTCGCCGAAGCTCGTACATACGCAGAGAAAGCATCAGAACTTGATCCCGCCTGGGGTGCCCCGAGAATGGTTATCGCTCAGGCCTATGAAGCCGCTGTGCAGCGCTGCGTGGAAAGAACTCGCGGCGGTTGGGACAAGATGAAGGTCATTGACAAAATGGTCTACCTGCTCGCACAAACCGAATACTCCCGTGCCGCGCGTGATCCACAGTTTGCAGATCAGGCCAGAAGCCGCTCCGGAGCGTTAAGTTCACTGACGCCGTCCTCGGAAGACCTTTTCGTGAACAAGATACCGAAGGGCAGCTCCTACATGATCAACAAAGATTGCTACGGCTGGATAGGCCGCAGCGTCACGCCGTAA
- the glgA gene encoding glycogen synthase GlgA — protein MAKPLSILFVSSEVVPFAKTGGLADVSAALPQVVRELGHDIRIIMPKFAAVSDRKFKIHDIKRLTDMPIELGEKTYLASVKSSFLTNIKTKVQVYFISNDILYCRPDLYVDPKTKEAWPDNDDRFMFFCRGVIETLILLGWKPDIIHLNDWQTGLIAALIKTEYADEPLFRNTKVVFTVHNAAYQGIFPKTSFIKTGLSEKMFKADGVEFFDQINLMKAGLMFADMITTVSPTYAKEIRSGEEYGYGLEGVFKKKARKTVGILNGMDTTVWNPEVDKLIAQTYSAEKLEGKAENKKALCKHFGLPYDPATPVIGIVSRLADQKGFDLINEALPELMGMPLQMVVLGSGEKRYEELFSKAAKKYKKKMGAHIGFDEDLAHLIEAGSDMFLMPSKYEPCGLNQMYSLRYGTLPIVRATGGLADTVEDLVQKPKLGTGFVFEKYSAKEMMKAIKAALKLYEDTPAWQSAMKRAMAKDNSWDASANKYIELYKSLLKKK, from the coding sequence ATGGCGAAACCATTGAGCATCCTGTTCGTTTCGAGCGAGGTTGTTCCCTTCGCGAAAACCGGTGGATTGGCGGACGTTTCCGCTGCGCTTCCGCAGGTCGTACGCGAGCTGGGTCATGATATTCGTATCATCATGCCGAAGTTCGCGGCTGTCAGTGATCGTAAGTTCAAGATTCACGATATCAAGCGACTCACGGATATGCCGATAGAGCTGGGAGAAAAGACCTATCTCGCAAGCGTGAAGTCCTCCTTTCTGACGAATATCAAGACAAAGGTACAGGTCTATTTCATCAGCAACGATATACTGTACTGCCGGCCCGACCTCTATGTGGATCCCAAGACGAAGGAAGCTTGGCCGGACAACGACGACCGCTTCATGTTCTTTTGCCGCGGGGTCATTGAAACGCTGATCCTTCTCGGTTGGAAGCCTGACATCATTCACCTCAACGACTGGCAGACGGGTCTGATTGCGGCGCTGATAAAAACCGAATACGCCGACGAGCCCTTGTTCAGAAATACGAAGGTGGTTTTTACGGTGCATAACGCGGCCTATCAGGGCATTTTCCCGAAGACGTCGTTCATTAAGACCGGGCTTTCGGAGAAAATGTTCAAGGCGGACGGTGTTGAATTTTTCGACCAGATCAACTTGATGAAAGCAGGGCTGATGTTTGCGGATATGATCACGACGGTCAGTCCGACCTACGCGAAAGAAATCCGCAGTGGTGAAGAATACGGCTACGGCCTCGAAGGGGTATTCAAGAAGAAAGCCAGGAAAACGGTCGGTATACTCAATGGAATGGATACCACCGTCTGGAATCCTGAAGTGGACAAATTGATCGCGCAGACCTACTCCGCTGAAAAACTTGAGGGGAAAGCCGAGAACAAGAAAGCTCTCTGCAAGCATTTCGGTTTGCCGTACGATCCCGCCACTCCCGTGATCGGTATAGTATCCCGCCTCGCGGATCAGAAAGGTTTTGATCTCATCAACGAAGCATTACCGGAACTCATGGGAATGCCGCTGCAAATGGTGGTTCTCGGATCGGGTGAAAAGCGCTACGAAGAGCTCTTCAGCAAGGCTGCGAAGAAGTACAAGAAAAAGATGGGTGCGCATATAGGGTTCGATGAGGATCTCGCGCATCTGATCGAAGCAGGCAGCGATATGTTTCTCATGCCGTCGAAGTATGAGCCCTGCGGTCTCAACCAAATGTACAGTCTGCGTTATGGAACGCTGCCTATTGTGCGTGCGACCGGCGGACTTGCGGATACCGTTGAGGATCTCGTACAGAAGCCGAAACTGGGCACAGGCTTTGTGTTCGAGAAATACAGTGCGAAAGAAATGATGAAAGCCATCAAGGCGGCACTGAAGCTGTATGAGGATACGCCGGCTTGGCAATCGGCGATGAAGCGCGCCATGGCGAAGGATAATTCCTGGGACGCATCCGCAAACAAGTACATCGAACTGTATAAATCGCTGCTGAAGAAAAAATAG
- a CDS encoding SpoIID/LytB domain-containing protein, producing MCKHSVGIVALLLLGILFASCAGPGGRARPGAVEPSIRVCLSESTGELLFEAGSAVIVLAPGRRAVFENPVTMSCSVNDDGRIELRSASGDTVTVGGALRMYTKVHDGSISFEKREYSDTLLLATDGERLYLINILPLERYLYGVLPNEIGRNRKPSDIAAVEAQAILARTYALNKIRLPLTRLFDVYDDARDQVFSGKGAQDPTSTAAVQKTRGLVVTQNGQPAECYYHSTCGGSTEHPSNVWSRHQSAGHLTGIRDKEKRRSFCAISPSFRWTEIYTRSAMENVLRTWLPSANEAIKETDIPGENWYLLDINLLKRSQSGRVTTVQIVMGNRAQQRSYYVHADRIRRALRRPDGTPLRSTLFDIHLERNAQRWISLIRIDGGGNGHGVGMCQWGAISRSREGQSPERILQAYFPGTRLRTMY from the coding sequence ATGTGTAAGCATAGTGTTGGAATCGTCGCGTTGCTGCTGCTTGGGATACTGTTTGCCTCCTGTGCCGGGCCGGGTGGACGTGCGCGTCCCGGAGCAGTCGAACCGTCCATTCGAGTGTGCCTGAGCGAGAGCACGGGTGAACTGCTGTTCGAAGCAGGTAGCGCTGTGATTGTGCTTGCACCGGGTAGGCGCGCGGTGTTCGAAAACCCGGTGACAATGAGCTGCTCCGTCAACGACGATGGGCGAATCGAACTTCGGTCCGCTTCAGGGGATACCGTAACCGTCGGGGGAGCACTCCGAATGTATACGAAAGTTCACGACGGAAGTATTTCCTTCGAAAAACGTGAGTACTCAGACACTCTGCTTCTGGCCACTGATGGTGAACGTCTCTATCTCATCAATATTCTCCCGTTGGAACGTTATCTGTACGGGGTGCTTCCGAACGAAATAGGCAGGAATCGTAAGCCCTCTGATATTGCGGCGGTGGAAGCGCAGGCAATTCTTGCACGGACTTATGCCCTGAATAAGATCCGTCTTCCACTCACAAGACTTTTTGACGTCTATGATGACGCGAGAGACCAGGTGTTCTCCGGAAAGGGTGCGCAGGATCCGACAAGCACGGCAGCGGTGCAGAAAACGAGGGGACTCGTCGTCACGCAAAATGGTCAGCCTGCAGAGTGCTATTATCATTCCACCTGCGGAGGGAGTACCGAACACCCCTCGAATGTCTGGAGTAGACATCAGTCCGCCGGTCATCTGACAGGCATCCGTGACAAAGAGAAGCGCAGGAGCTTCTGTGCCATTTCTCCCTCTTTTCGCTGGACAGAGATTTATACCCGCAGTGCTATGGAGAATGTGCTGCGAACGTGGTTACCGTCCGCCAATGAAGCGATCAAGGAGACGGACATTCCCGGAGAAAACTGGTACTTACTTGACATCAATCTCCTGAAGCGGTCTCAGTCCGGTCGCGTGACAACCGTTCAAATAGTCATGGGAAACCGGGCACAACAGAGATCCTACTATGTCCATGCGGACAGAATACGGCGGGCTCTCCGGCGACCCGACGGGACACCTCTCCGCAGCACGTTGTTTGACATCCACCTTGAGCGGAACGCGCAGCGCTGGATCAGCCTCATTCGTATCGATGGTGGGGGAAATGGACATGGGGTGGGAATGTGCCAGTGGGGTGCCATTTCGCGGTCGAGAGAAGGGCAGTCCCCGGAACGTATTCTTCAGGCCTATTTTCCTGGAACACGGTTGCGGACGATGTACTGA